A region from the Lycium barbarum isolate Lr01 chromosome 8, ASM1917538v2, whole genome shotgun sequence genome encodes:
- the LOC132606989 gene encoding abscisic acid receptor PYL4-like produces MHKAIKQKREKMPPSSPDSSVLLQRISTSKTSPEFAYKHQSQSHQQQQQHHQRRMPIPCSTEVPDSVARYHTHPVGPNQCCSAVIQRITAPVSTVWSVVRRFDNPQAYKHFVKSCHVIVGEGDVGTLREVRVISGLPAASSTERLEILDDERHVISFSVIGGDHRLANYRSVTTLHQEQDSGLGTTTVVESYVVDVPPGNTREETCVFVDTIVKCNLQSLSQIAQNLSRRKSS; encoded by the coding sequence ATGCACAAAGCCATAAAACAGAAGAGAGAAAAAATGCCTCCAAGTTCTCCAGATTCATCTGTATTACTCCAAAGAATTAGTACTTCAAAAACTTCTCCGGAATTTGCATACAAACATCAGTCTCAGTCacatcagcaacaacaacaacaccaccagaGACGCATGCCGATACCGTGTTCAACAGAAGTACCTGATTCTGTTGCGCGGTACCATACGCATCCTGTGGGTCCCAACCAGTGTTGCTCAGCTGTGATCCAGCGGATCACAGCCCCGGTTTCCACAGTATGGTCTGTGGTTCGTCGTTTCGACAATCCACAGGCCTACAAACACTTCGTGAAGAGTTGTCACGTCATCGTAGGGGAGGGTGACGTGGGAACTCTTCGCGAGGTCCGAGTGATCTCGGGCCTCCCTGCTGCAAGCAGCACGGAAAGACTCGAGATCCTGGATGACGAGCGCCACGTCATTAGCTTCAGTGTTATTGGTGGGGACCACAGGTTAGCGAATTATCGATCAGTTACAACGCTACATCAGGAACAGGATTCAGGGTTGGGGACAACTACTGTCGTGGAATCATACGTTGTTGATGTTCCACCTGGTAATACTAGAGAAGAAACGTGTGTTTTTGTTGATACTATTGTGAAATGCAACCTACAATCGTTGTCTCAGATCGCACAGAATTTGAGCAGACGAAAATCTTCGTGA